A genome region from Meleagris gallopavo isolate NT-WF06-2002-E0010 breed Aviagen turkey brand Nicholas breeding stock chromosome 7, Turkey_5.1, whole genome shotgun sequence includes the following:
- the LOC100540901 gene encoding cytoplasmic dynein 1 intermediate chain 2: QSRTFFLDEEEEDDVVAPKPLVEPEEVKTFKKEEEEEAAPHELTEEEKQQILHSEEFLSFFDHSTRIVERALSEQINIFFDYSGRDLEDKEGEIQAGAKLSLNRQFFDERWSKHRVVCCLDWSSQYPELLVASYNNNEDAPHEPDGVALVWNMKYKKTTPEYVFHCQSAVMSATFAKFHPNLVVGGTYSGQIVLWDNRSNKRTPVQRTPLSAAAHTHPVYCVNVVGTQNAHNLISISTDGKICSWSLDMLSQPQDSMELVHKQSKAVAVTCMSFPIGDVNNFVVGSEEGLVYTACRHGSKAGISEMFEGHQGPITGIHCHAAVGPVDFSHLFVTSSFDWTVKLWTTKNNKPLYSFEDNSDYVYDVMWSPTHPALFACVDGMGRLDLWNLNNDTEVPTASITVEGNPALNRVRWTHTGREIAVGDSEGQIVIYDVGEQIAVPRSDEWTRFGRTLAEINANRADAEEEAATRIPA, translated from the exons CAGTCTCGTACTTTTTTCTtagatgaggaagaagaagatgaTGTGGTTGCACCAAAGCCGTTAGTCGAACCTGAGGAagtaaaaacattcaaaaaggaagaggaggaggaag CTGCCCCTCATGAACTTACGGAAGAGGAAAAGCAACAAATTTTGCATTCTGAAGAGTTTTTAAGTTTCTTTGACCACTCTACAAGGATTGTTGAAAGAGCCCTTTCTGAacaaatcaatattttctttgactACAGTGGAAGAGACTTAGAAGACAAAGAAGG GGAGATTCAAGCAGGAGCAAAACTGTCCTTAAATAGGCAGTTTTTTGATGAACGTTGGTCAAAGCATCGTGTTGTCTGTTGTTTGGACTGGTCGTCTCag tacCCAGAATTACTTGTTGCCTCTTACAACAACAATGAGGATGCACCTCATGAGCCTGACGGAGTGGCCCTTGTGTGGAATATGAAGTACAAGAAAACTACGCCAGAGTATGTCTTTCATTGCCAG tCAGCAGTAATGTCAGCTACATTTGCAAAATTTCATCCCAATTTGGTGGTTGGTGGCACATACTCAGGCCAGATCGTGCTATGGGATAATCGCAGCAATAAGAGAACTCCAGTGCAGAGAACTCCactttcagctgctgctcacacG CATCCAGTCTACTGTGTAAATGTTGTTGGGACCCAGAATGCTCATAACTTGATCAGTATCTCAACCGATGGGAAGATATGCTCTTGGAGCCTAGACATGCTTTCCCAGCCACAG GATAGCATGGAGCTGGTTCACAAACAGTCCAAGGCTGTGGCTGTTACTTGCATGTCCTTCCCAATTGGTGATGTCAACAACTTTGTTGTTGGAAGTGAAGAAGGCTTGGTCTATACTGCATGCCGTCATGGGAG CAAAGCTGGAATCAGTGAGATGTTTGAAGGACACCAGGGACCAATCACAGGTATCCACTGCCATGCAGCAGTTGGACCTGTAGACTTCTCACATCTTTTTGTCACCTCTTCTTTTGACTGGACAGTAAAGCTTTGGACAACGAAG aataacAAACCTCTCTACTCATTTGAAGACAACTCAGATTATGTTTATGATGTTATGTGGTCTCCAACGCACCCTGCCCTGTTTGCCTGTGTGGATGGGATGGGCCGGCTTGACCTGTGGAATCTCAACAATGACACTGAG GTGCCAACTGCAAGCATTACTGTAGAGGGCAATCCTGCTCTGAACCGTGTGAGATGGACGCATACTGGGAGAGAGATTGCTGTCGGTGACTCAGAGGGCCAAATAGTTATATATGATGTGGGAGAG CAAATTGCAGTTCCTCGCAGTGACGAGTGGACGCGGTTTGGCCGAACACTGGCAGAAATAAATGCCAACAGAGCTGATGCAGAAGAGGAAGCTGCAACCCGCATCCCAGCATAG